From a single Campylobacter concisus genomic region:
- the fliF gene encoding flagellar basal-body MS-ring/collar protein FliF, translating into MDFKALLHQISQIYQKLSLKQKIVAASSIILVVAFLVFLTLYKSKNENFAGYSVLFENISPNDSALILDQLNKDGIKYKLANEGTILVPTSDVYKERIAVATLGIPKESKIGFEIFDKQEFGATDAEQRVKFQRALEGELARTIESLSSIQKATVRIAIPKESVFTERQALPTASIVVELKPGVSLNAKQIFGIKNLVAASVTNLSTENVKIVNQDGVALGDEDGEFDSDAIAQQIRYKREFENNYEQKIVNVLAPIVGGADKVVAKVNIDFDFDKKDTKSEVYDPNNVVRSESNIEEKRQGSAPNEVGGVPGAVSNIGPVQGLDDSTLKEQYNKSSQQTNYEISKKVTNVKGQFASINRVSAAVVIDGLYQSKKDKDGKPTGELEFAPLTKEQRESITNLIKQSIGYNQNRGDEVSLDNFEFKTGKDISASEKMDGFVNNYVVPFMPLLKYIFAALLLYIFYKKVIVPFMQKMLEETKEEEEQVQDGLEDIEVDAEDTLEKFKAARKKVEEQLGLSGEFNEDELKYDVLLEKMRAVITERNEEIAMLLQDMVKNDSDFNMRKEI; encoded by the coding sequence ATGGATTTTAAGGCATTACTTCATCAAATAAGTCAAATTTATCAAAAGCTTTCATTAAAGCAAAAAATAGTTGCAGCTAGCTCTATCATCTTGGTCGTGGCATTTTTAGTATTTTTAACACTTTATAAAAGCAAAAATGAAAATTTTGCAGGTTATAGCGTCCTTTTTGAAAACATTAGCCCAAACGATTCTGCCTTAATACTTGATCAGCTAAACAAAGATGGCATTAAATATAAATTAGCAAACGAAGGCACTATTCTTGTGCCAACGAGCGATGTCTATAAAGAGCGTATCGCTGTTGCAACGCTTGGAATACCAAAAGAGAGCAAAATCGGCTTTGAAATTTTTGATAAGCAAGAATTTGGTGCGACTGATGCTGAGCAGAGAGTAAAATTTCAAAGAGCGCTTGAGGGCGAACTAGCCAGAACGATCGAGAGCCTCTCATCTATCCAAAAAGCAACCGTAAGAATAGCCATACCAAAAGAGAGTGTTTTCACTGAAAGACAAGCGCTTCCAACAGCGTCTATCGTAGTCGAGCTAAAGCCAGGCGTTAGCCTAAATGCAAAGCAAATTTTTGGTATTAAAAACCTTGTCGCTGCCTCTGTTACAAACTTGAGCACGGAAAATGTAAAAATCGTAAATCAAGACGGAGTCGCACTTGGCGATGAAGATGGTGAGTTTGATAGTGACGCTATAGCTCAGCAGATCCGCTATAAGCGCGAGTTTGAAAATAATTACGAGCAAAAGATCGTAAATGTGCTAGCTCCTATCGTGGGCGGTGCGGACAAGGTCGTAGCAAAGGTAAATATCGACTTTGACTTTGATAAAAAAGATACAAAAAGCGAGGTTTATGACCCAAATAACGTCGTAAGAAGTGAGAGCAATATCGAAGAAAAGCGCCAAGGCTCAGCTCCAAATGAAGTGGGCGGCGTACCAGGTGCGGTTAGCAACATAGGCCCTGTTCAAGGGCTAGATGACAGCACTTTAAAAGAGCAGTACAACAAAAGCTCGCAGCAGACAAACTACGAAATTTCAAAGAAAGTAACAAATGTTAAAGGGCAGTTTGCTAGCATAAACAGAGTAAGTGCAGCTGTCGTTATAGACGGACTTTATCAGAGCAAAAAAGATAAAGACGGCAAGCCAACTGGCGAGCTTGAATTTGCCCCACTTACCAAAGAGCAAAGAGAGTCAATCACAAATTTGATCAAGCAATCAATCGGCTACAATCAAAATAGAGGCGATGAAGTAAGCTTAGATAACTTTGAGTTTAAAACTGGCAAAGATATAAGCGCTAGTGAGAAAATGGATGGCTTTGTGAATAACTATGTAGTGCCATTTATGCCGCTATTAAAATATATTTTTGCAGCATTGTTGCTCTATATCTTCTATAAAAAAGTCATTGTGCCATTTATGCAAAAGATGCTTGAAGAGACAAAAGAAGAAGAGGAACAAGTTCAAGATGGCCTTGAAGATATTGAGGTAGATGCTGAAGATACACTTGAGAAATTTAAAGCTGCTCGCAAAAAGGTCGAAGAACAACTAGGACTTAGTGGCGAGTTTAATGAAGATGAACTAAAATACGATGTTTTACTTGAGAAAATGAGAGCGGTCATCACAGAGAGAAATGAAGAAATAGCAATGCTACTTCAAGATATGGTAAAAAATGACAGCGACTTTAATATGCGTAAGGAAATTTGA
- the pheA gene encoding prephenate dehydratase produces the protein MQELNELRKEIDAIDDLILNKLNERMILVEQIGKLKQTSGTPIYRPERERAIINRLTSLSKDKALNKAAIEAIYLEIFAVSRNLEMPQKIVYLGPEGTYTHQAAQSRFGAMSSYLPLATIEAVFTKLAQKEAKYGVVPIENNTEGAVGATLDCLSKFSDIKIVAELYVDIHHSFVSINENLKEIKRIYSHPQGYNQCRKFLEDHMLNEIEFVPAKSTAAAAYMASMDRNSAAICSKIAAKIYNVPIVYETIEDNMANRTRFLILSDFKNARVENSKTSILAKTDHSPGRLADLLSIFKNENINITKLESRPIKQREFKSMFYLDFEGHIDDEKVQNAFELAKESGAEISWLGSYLNGEE, from the coding sequence ATGCAAGAGCTAAATGAGCTTAGAAAAGAGATCGATGCGATTGATGATCTCATCTTAAATAAACTAAATGAAAGGATGATTTTAGTTGAACAAATCGGCAAGCTAAAACAAACTAGCGGAACGCCTATATATCGTCCTGAGCGTGAGCGAGCTATCATAAACCGACTAACTAGTCTTAGCAAAGATAAAGCTTTAAATAAAGCTGCGATCGAGGCCATTTATCTTGAAATTTTTGCTGTTAGTAGAAATTTAGAAATGCCTCAAAAGATCGTCTATCTAGGACCTGAAGGCACTTACACGCATCAGGCAGCCCAGAGTAGATTTGGTGCGATGAGTTCATATTTGCCACTTGCGACCATCGAGGCGGTTTTTACAAAACTAGCTCAAAAAGAGGCAAAATACGGCGTTGTGCCTATTGAAAATAATACCGAAGGCGCTGTTGGCGCTACGCTTGATTGTTTGAGTAAATTTAGCGATATAAAAATAGTTGCTGAGCTTTATGTGGATATCCATCACAGCTTTGTTAGCATAAATGAAAATTTAAAAGAGATAAAGCGAATTTATTCACATCCGCAAGGATATAATCAATGCCGTAAATTTCTAGAAGATCATATGCTGAATGAAATTGAATTTGTCCCAGCAAAATCAACTGCCGCAGCCGCATATATGGCATCAATGGATAGAAACTCAGCCGCCATTTGCTCAAAAATCGCAGCTAAAATTTACAATGTGCCGATCGTTTATGAGACGATTGAAGACAATATGGCAAATAGAACGAGATTTTTGATTTTAAGCGATTTTAAAAATGCAAGAGTTGAAAACTCAAAAACTTCGATCCTTGCAAAGACTGATCACAGTCCAGGACGCCTTGCTGATCTGCTTTCTATCTTTAAAAATGAAAATATCAATATCACTAAACTTGAGTCACGCCCTATTAAGCAACGCGAGTTTAAATCGATGTTTTATCTTGATTTTGAAGGGCATATCGACGATGAGAAGGTGCAAAATGCCTTTGAACTCGCAAAAGAGAGTGGTGCTGAGATAAGCTGGTTGGGGAGTTATTTAAACGGAGAAGAGTAA
- the hisC gene encoding histidinol-phosphate transaminase: MKFNDFLDDLVNYEAGKPIELVVREFGIEAKDVIKLASNENPFGTSKRVEEALKEVAKKAHLYPDDSYFELKEGLAKKFGVTSKNLIIGSGSDQIIEYALHAKANKQSGVLMAGVTFAMYEIYAKQTGAKIYRTKSVEHNLSEFLEIYNAHKDEISVIFLCLPNNPLGECLDADEVFKFIKSVDENTLVVLDCAYNEFAKFKDSKKEIKPSEVVKFKNAIYLGTFSKAYALGGMRVGYGVANEEIIGALSKLRAPFNITTPSLRAAIVALGDDEFVQQTMQNNFEQMRRYEEFAKQNGIEFIPSYTNFITFKFNEPKSSQICEKMLKKGIILRDLKSYALNAVRITIGQAWQNDRVFEELKQILK, from the coding sequence ATGAAGTTTAATGATTTTTTAGATGATTTAGTTAATTATGAGGCTGGAAAGCCGATTGAGCTTGTAGTTAGAGAGTTTGGCATCGAGGCAAAAGATGTGATAAAGCTAGCTAGCAATGAAAACCCTTTTGGCACGAGCAAACGCGTAGAAGAGGCTCTAAAAGAGGTTGCTAAAAAAGCGCATCTCTATCCGGACGATAGCTACTTTGAGCTAAAAGAAGGACTGGCTAAAAAATTTGGCGTAACTAGTAAAAATTTAATCATTGGCTCTGGAAGTGACCAGATCATAGAATACGCACTTCACGCAAAGGCAAACAAGCAAAGTGGCGTTTTGATGGCTGGCGTGACATTTGCGATGTATGAAATTTATGCAAAACAAACTGGAGCTAAAATTTATCGCACAAAGAGCGTAGAGCATAATTTGAGCGAGTTTTTAGAAATTTATAATGCACATAAAGATGAAATTTCTGTCATCTTTCTTTGCTTGCCAAATAACCCATTAGGTGAGTGTTTGGACGCAGATGAGGTCTTTAAATTTATAAAAAGCGTTGATGAAAATACGCTTGTTGTGCTTGATTGTGCCTACAATGAATTTGCAAAATTTAAAGATAGCAAAAAAGAGATAAAGCCAAGCGAGGTGGTGAAATTTAAAAATGCCATCTATCTTGGCACTTTCTCAAAAGCCTACGCACTTGGCGGCATGCGCGTTGGATACGGCGTGGCAAATGAAGAGATCATAGGCGCTCTCTCAAAACTAAGAGCTCCGTTTAACATCACAACTCCAAGCTTAAGAGCTGCGATAGTAGCACTTGGAGATGATGAGTTTGTGCAGCAAACCATGCAAAATAACTTCGAGCAAATGAGGAGATATGAAGAATTTGCAAAGCAAAATGGTATAGAATTTATCCCAAGCTATACAAATTTCATAACTTTTAAATTTAACGAGCCAAAATCAAGCCAGATATGCGAAAAGATGCTAAAAAAGGGTATAATTTTGCGAGATCTAAAAAGCTATGCCTTAAATGCGGTGAGAATCACCATCGGTCAGGCATGGCAAAATGATAGGGTTTTTGAAGAATTAAAGCAAATTTTAAAGTAG